A single region of the Plasmodium malariae genome assembly, chromosome: 7 genome encodes:
- the PmUG01_07032700 gene encoding conserved Plasmodium protein, unknown function: MNDLSCYNSLGGYPIENLLKNFKEKKKSMERKDVENNVEYYVGILSSINLKLVYNNNYKLILKILQILTSNDISVETIVLDRILTWLNLNYILEKNDKIKIKIVSNILSLISKTGRPNLNVNILFNMLFDAVILLIRNFCNINMYCIRRKVVYTLGSAEKRNDEGANGGNDHQIEEQNDRLRDGQSDDENDYKRDNEYDDDDADPSRLGQAPQRVRLKRKRKKGKQLPIVDRNYKKEVSPLNVTNFNKRRKKGQDNVEQFCSSEKTYNSNSRIHDLVIYINNIFSLYFRNLKTSSDDIKIYAFYNNLFALYCYVCDYIEAVGGPHGSRYVGRTSNVRTSNARTSLIDNLYQMKFNIKRIVVMSIENIDVSYFKNIYSSYICSKYRFRMNYSFLNFSENEKIIETVYLLLNKISNDKPCFSFDYERNSLNCSFNITQNKKEKLRYFFKNDKEMNERYKYLNISKIKGCIKCFIIIMKYFFMTYNRKSTSPYLENYFFLFLLIPHFELTIYTKLLKNYYMKLFNANVFFYNRGKCVHNTVTNTIQQNTDGTCTANIMNKSKKNKMEEKKKGKNDNIMQVNGDIGASVDLELVRNGEREEKSETDLEVTTIAVDVEAEAEAATEAATEAATDAATEEDANMTQSAIRTKEVEYFKSINMKIPYSFCHFEEDIDLNQNKEVYSNIHILIDYSKLIYKFLNFLKKKNIIKRDIFLFVNLAHFVKYIFVCSSIAYLSLYEKNKQTIKECKENNNGQEHIANSGDKYEKMYIRGKPHLLLYNYKLKNVFSTCKRNRKRGSNNHNDDNEVVHLFCLFNNNRQRKGKKKGKLVIYINYLIYTCLVNLMNIVYLETSTRTFIFSTFFSFIKRINSYSRCTNINVFTSHYILNMSNHVIKNIVCSYINTSNLNKLLEFLHNHVVSGGTNEKKRNEQKAQQQKQMRTQQRNPVRTIKFLLTPVFVHVFRDNMDKLIDQSINFLCYFAELYEYHIKNLDNLLSQIFLSLKSNLNPTKSIEVLHVQNGQQTSMLYPSTHAPTYTMQPSVLSSPAGGNEEDHCSFASLVQKYKAAFVNIETMEYILCSYLMCIYKNNINNSLLNFIKKITKLYLQKKRNIIIFHEEIKGNIINVNYYDSFYSLYIFIFVNYSISRLTMYTLLNSSTDKSINTGTGTGTDIDIDIDTNTAKENIRVIINMLENCFYNIEQTYDEYVKDNTVYKFFDLLQILLETMYFYIYCDEVHLTDKRKLLTYLQELTNVLKKNALSEYSYVMKKRICKYISYFFIYNYIYLMKRFNREEELENVYLNFISILFIDINIIKNERDYSFFFEFFSMIQDKEKLCKLFAELFTLHYILLINNLEHNFREKKKELKYYKKRFDKRREETCLTAYVNKLIKKNKKYIVNNKWYEIFNLSNKVIVKQENYFEHVCTYYNEMMLIFSERSEKIKVPFDIYVKKNNNKKSKDDSYLNKDVCILSKLFLLFNDIENMEDNLYTLLCKIFENFKNYNIYYEHILINILHCFVKNLHSIKRRENKVTFSHFIKFSFNIFKKQLEYISNKRHMSRKNLLVLKLFFHIFFIFINKQGERNDEKEEKEKEEEEEEAQLHVERPSAEFCTCTQNSKKLTKKDEKGKEEIPQKKNTLHYSSSDSDADHYNNTHSNVGKKCKRENSNMVKNRNKKIKNCFIFFIKYFLLIHEKLLTEAEEKKDEVTLDEDDISYLINHIQKSSDRRGSSNDRIMGPSVRSVQNNFNKSLKVFKKFVKKLLLSSTNKNSGVVPINIFFLDLIEYIFVSFLTNGKFSMYCNNPVLRKIIKTLQNIKVHRIFCQVNDECKFFLYSIFILKIFNMKREKKQRDQMNGAVSDKINGAKNNTNKLTDSIYERTGDNEDVHISFSANNKEGEKVLLKIEEKNKECKMKRGVRKNKDIINISNLIIFFKLFLSVNLKNVIYNFKEENNKRSCIIIYDFIFNYNKILVECDHMKSVYICLKYKSVIQNICSILDYLYEDVAHILIYIDNVIIKTYKEEKEIKNFIYLANIYIMTLIYFVCNNKKFLSLIILRKQKLNNISHFTNIYIHLIKYVDGLLDNAYIYNNSYSSFLVFVCNYCRLLIKTMDIMKRQILSKNESDEKLEIKGFITHFYILNNANLFERNKFYLYLLNHQLFAILYEFFSIKKNEHVINSQKMIVEIMKKSGYAIKFLCSYLDSVLYLDSRINKLLLRDANFLLLLLKNNKNLLNLSRIAFPILIKVVEIYELISKNYITNEEEYEEKKILKKIFQISLSILDDSSIQFSYSALNEKRREIFNSLSS; this comes from the exons ATGAATGACCTAAGTTGCTACAATTCACTGGGGGGATATCCCATTgaaaatttactaaaaaatttcaaagaaaaaaaaaagtccaTGGAAAGAAAAGATGTAGAGAATAATGTTGAGTACTACGTTGGAATATTATCaagtattaatttaaaacttgtatacaataataattataaattaattttgaaaattttgcAAATATTGACAAGTAATGACATAAGTGTAGAAACTATAGTTCTAGATAGAATTTTAACTTggttaaatttaaattatatattagaaaaaaatgataagataaaaataaaaattgtcaGCAATATACTATCTCTAATTAGTAAGACTGGAAGACCCaatttaaatgtaaacattttatttaacatGCTGTTTGATGCCGTTATTCTGCTTATACGAAATTTctgtaatataaatatgtattgcATTCGGAGGAAGGTGGTCTACACACTGGGTAGTGCTGAGAAGCGGAATGATGAAGGAGCTAACGGGGGAAACGATCATCAGATTGAGGAACAAAATGATAGACTAAGGGATGGACAAAGCGATGACGAGAATGATTACAAACGTGATAACGAatatgatgatgatgatgcaGACCCAAGTAGGCTGGGACAAGCTCCGCAACGCGTGCGATTAAAGAGAAAACGTAAAAAAGGTAAACAACTGCCAATAGTTGATAGAAACTATAAAAAGGAGGTTAGCCCACTGAATGttacaaattttaataaaaggaGGAAAAAGGGACAAGATAATGTTGAACAATTCTGCTCAAGTGAGAAAACATACAACTCGAACAGTAGAATACACgatttagttatatatataaataatatatttagtttatattttagaaatttaAAAACGTCATCggatgatataaaaatatatgccttttacaataatttatttgcaTTGTACTGTTATGTATGTGATTATATAGAGGCTGTTGGGGGTCCACATGGAAGTAGGTACGTAGGACGCACCAGTAATGTCCGTACGAGTAATGCACGTACCTCCCTTATTGACAACTTATACCAGATGaagtttaatataaaaagaatagtTGTTATGAGCATAGAAAATATTGATgtatcttattttaaaaatatatattcgtcATACATATGTAGTAAATATAGGTTTAGAATGAATTActcctttttaaatttttcagagaatgaaaaaataattgaaacagtttatttacttttaaataaaatatcgaATGATAAACcatgtttttcttttgattATGAAAGAAATAGCCTTAATTgttcatttaatataacacaaaataaaaaagaaaaattaagatatttttttaaaaatgacaaAGAAATGAATGAGAGATACAAATatctaaatatttcaaaaattaaaggatgcattaaatgttttatcataataatgaaatatttttttatgacaTATAATAGGAAATCTACTTCACCATATTtggaaaattatttttttttatttttattaataccgCACTTCGAATTAaccatatatacaaaattgttaaaaaattattatatgaaattatttaacgctaatgtctttttttataacagaGGAAAATGTGTTCACAATACTGTTACAAATACGATACAGCAAAACACAGATGGTACCTGTACTGCAAATATAATGAACAAGtcgaaaaaaaacaaaatggaggaaaagaaaaagggaaaaaatgataatatcaTGCAAGTAAATGGAGACATCGGTGCTTCCGTGGACTTAGAATTAGTTCGAAACGGAGAACGTGAAGAAAAGAGTGAAACAGATTTAGAAGTAACCACCATAGCTGTAGATGTAGAAGCAGAAGCAGAAGCAGCAACAGAAGCAGCAACAGAAGCAGCAACAGATGCAGCAACAGAAGAAGATGCAAACATGACGCAGAGTGCTATCCGCACAAAGGAAGtggaatattttaaaagcattaatatgaaaataccGTATTCCTTTTGCCATTTTGAGGAAGATATTGATTTAAACCAAAATAAAGAAGTGTATAGtaatatacacattttaatAGACTACTCTAaactaatttataaatttttaaattttttaaaaaaaaaaaatattataaaaagagatatatttctatttgtTAATCTAGCTCActttgttaaatatatatttgtatgttcAAGCATTGCATATCTTTCGCTGtatgaaaagaataaacaAACTATAAAAGAATGCAAAGAGAATAATAATGGTCAAGAACATATTGCAAATTCAGGtgataaatatgaaaaaatgtacataagaGGAAAACCACatctattattatacaaCTACAAACTAAAGAATGTTTTTAGCACATGTAAAAGAAATCGAAAAAGAGGAAGTAACAATCATAATGATGATAACGAAGTAGTTCACCTTTTCTGTTTGTTCAACAATAATAGGCaaaggaaaggaaaaaaaaaaggaaaacttgttatatatataaactatttAATATACACTTGTCTAGTTAATCTAATGAATATAGTATACCTGGAAACAAGCACTCGTACTTTTATCTTTTCAAcattcttttcatttattaaaaggaTAAACAGTTACAGTAGATgcacaaatataaatgtatttacaaGTCATTACATACTTAACATGAGTAACCAcgttattaaaaatatagtatgttcatatataaacacatcTAATTTGAATAAGCTGCTAGAGTTTCTACATAATCATGTGGTGAGTGGGGGCACAAAcgaaaaaaagaggaatgAACAGAAGGCGCAGCAACAGAAGCAGATGCGGACTCAGCAGAGGAATCCCGTGAGAACAATTAAATTTTTGCTAACCCCAGTGTTTGTACACGTATTCAGAGATAACATGGACAAACTGATTGACCAATCTATAAACTTTTTGTGTTACTTCGCTGAACTATATGAATATCACATAAAGAATTTGGACAATTTATTAAGtcaaatttttctttctctgAAAAGTAATTTGAATCCTACCAAATCGATCGAAGTATTGCATGTACAAAATGGTCAACAAACTTCAATGCTGTATCCTTCGACGCACGCACCGACGTATACAATGCAGCCGTCCGTGCTATCTTCTCCTGCAGGTGGTAATGAGGAGGATCATTGTTCATTCGCTAGTTtagtacaaaaatataaagctgcatttgtaaatattgaAACGATGGAATACATATTATGTTCCTACCTGATGTGTATTTATAAGAACAATATAAACAATAGTctgttaaattttattaagaaaataacaAAGCTGTATCTacagaagaaaagaaatataattattttccatGAAGAGATTAAgggaaatattattaatgtaaattattatgattcTTTCTACagtctttatatatttatttttgttaattacaGTATAAGTAGACTAACCATGTATACCTTGTTAAATAGTTCGACAGATAAAAGCATAAACACAGGCACAGGCACAGGCACAGATATAGACATAGACATAGACACAAACACAGCTAAAGAAAATATTcgagtaataataaatatgttagagaactgtttttataatattgaaCAAACTTACGATGAATATGTTAAGGATAATACAGTGTACAAATTTTTTGACCTACTACAGATCCTTTTGGAGACGATGTATTTCTATATCTACTGTGATGAGGTGCACTTGACAG acAAGAGAAAACTTCTTACTTACCTGCAGGAGCTCACGAACGTGTTGAAGAAAAACGCCCTTTCCGAGTATTCATATGTAATGAAGAAGAGAATTTGCAAGTATATATCGTACTTCTTTATATACAATTACATATACTTAATGAAAAGATTTAATCGAGAAGAGGAGTTAGAAAATGTttacttaaattttataagcattttatttattgatattaatataataaaaaatgaacgagattatagctttttttttgaattcttTTCTATGATTCAAGATAAGGAAAAATTGTGTAAACTATTTGCTGAACTTTTTACGTTGCATTACATTTTACTTATAAACAATTTAGAGCATAATTttagggaaaaaaaaaaagaattaaaatattataaaaaaaggtttGACAAAAGGAGGGAAGAAACATGTTTAACAGCATATGTTAATAagttaattaaaaagaataaaaagtatattgttaataataaatggtATGAGATATTCAATCTGAGTAATAAGGTGATTGTAAAGcaggaaaattattttgaacATGTTTGCACTTATTACAACGAAATgatgttaatattttctgaacgttcagaaaaaattaaagtgcCTTTcgacatatatgtaaaaaaaaataataataaaaaaagtaaagatgatagttatttaaataaagatgtatgcattttaagtaaattatttttattatttaatgatatagaaaatatggaagacaatttatatacactgttatgtaaaattttcgaaaattttaaaaattataatatttattatgaacatattttgattaatattttacattgcTTTGTTAAGAATTTACATTctataaaaagaagagaaaacaAAGTCACATTTtctcattttataaaattttcttttaatatttttaaaaagcagTTAGAGTATATATCAAACAAAAGACATATGAGTAGGAAAAATTTACTTGTTTTAAAACTCTTTTTTCatatctttttcatttttataaataagcaAGGTGAAAGAAATGATGAGAAGGAGGAGAAGGAGAAGGAGGAGGAGGAGGAAGAAGCTCAATTACATGTTGAACGACCATCTGCCGAATTCTGCACGTGTACtcaaaatagtaaaaaattaacgaaaAAGGACGAAAAAGGGAAAGAGGAAATTCCTCAAAAGAAGAACACATTACACTATTCTAGCAGCGATTCTGATGCTGACCACTACAACAATACGCACAGTAATGTAGGAAAGAAATGTAAAAGGGAAAACTCGAATATGGTAAAAAAtaggaacaaaaaaataaaaaattgctttattttttttatcaaatattttttgttaattcaCGAAAAGCTATTGACAGAGgcagaagaaaaaaaagacgaGGTCACTCTAGACGAGGACGACATATCGTATCTCATAAATCATATACAAAAAAGCAGCGATAGGAGGGGCAGTAGCAATGATAGAATCATGGGTCCTTCCGTCCGCAGTGTACAAAACAACTTCAATAAATCGCTAAAAGTTTTTAAGAAGTTTGTCAAAAAGTTACTACTTAGCAGTACTAACAAAAACAGCGGTGTCGTAccaataaatattttctttttagatttaatagaatatatattcgtaTCGTTTTTAACGAATGGAAAGTTTTCCATGTATTGTAACAATCCAGTTCTtcgaaaaattattaagacTCTTCAAAACATTAAGGTCCATCGTATATTCTGTCAAGTCAATGACGAATGCAAATTTTTTCTCTacagtatttttattttgaaaattttcaatatgaaacgggaaaaaaaacaaagagaTCAGATGAACGGTGCAGTAAGTGATAAGATAAATGGagctaaaaataatacaaacaAACTAACGGACAGTATATATGAACGCACTGGCGATAACGAAGATGTGCATATCAGCTTTTCTGCAAATAATAAAGAGGGGGAGAAGGTCTTGCTAAAAATAGAGGAAAAGAATAAGGAatgtaaaatgaaaagaggGGTGAGGAAAAATAAGGATATAATCAATATAtctaatttaattattttctttaaattatttttgtctgtaaatttaaagaacgttatttacaattttaaagaggaaaataataaaagaagttgtataattatatacgattttatatttaactatAACAAGATATTAGTAGAATGTGATCATATGAAATcagtgtatatatgtttgaaATACAAAAGtgtaattcaaaatatatgtagtatactagattatttatatgaagaTGTAGCacacatattaatatatatcgataacgttattattaaaacatataaagaggaaaaagaaattaaaaacttCATATACCTagcaaacatatatataatgacattaatatattttgtttgtaACAACAAGAAATTTTTATCACTTATAATATTACGAAAACAGAAATTAAATAACATTTCTCattttactaatatatacattcatttGATTAAATATGTTGACGGGCTTTTAGACAATGCTtacatatata ACAACAGTTATTCATCCTTCCTTGTCTTTGTATGCAACTATTGCAGACTCTTAATCAAAACAATggatataat GAAAAGGCAGATATTAAGCAAAAACGAGAGCGATGAAAAACTGGAGATCAAGGGCTTTATAACtcatttctatattttaaataatgctAATTTATTTGAACGGAAcaagttttatttatatttactgaATCATCAGCTTTTTGCAATTCTTTACGAATTCTTCAGCATAA aaaaaaacgAGCATGTGATAAACTCCCAAAAAATGATTGTTGAGATTATGAAGAAGAGCGGGTATGCAATAAAGTTCTTGTGTTCATATTTGGACTCAGTGTTATACCTTGATAGCAg gATAAATAAACTATTATTGCGGGATGcaaattttcttttgttgcttttaaaaaataataaaaatttattgaacTTATCGAGAATTGCCTTTcctatattaattaaagttgttgaaatttatgaattaatttctaaaaattacataacaaatgaagaagaatacgaagaaaagaaaatccTTAAAAAGATTTTTCAAATTAGTTTATCAATACTTGATGATAGCTCCATTCAGTTTTCATATTCAGCGCTGAATGAAAAAAGGAgagaaatttttaattccCTGTCCAGTTAG